One region of bacterium genomic DNA includes:
- a CDS encoding DUF3421 domain-containing protein, which yields MRFIRFSSLLVCAALFMWLHVAVNGYAQGAKGGSNAVKKTVTGTTPSAESLTKWIPFTGVIPENAVVGGYENGQPMYVGRVAFEGGMHPGKVIAGGYCNIGWGGKEYSYDKDFEILTAPANAVTWVAYKGTLPANAILGGYNDAAKKEPLYIAKHAYKDGEHCGKLWANACNIGWGGAEVVLNNSIFVLAAKAEVKKPTGPYVRTENSHYLIGQIIPVEYGNFPGSPSVWITVVPKGKKDTERGEYVYAIEKDGVVEINSVTLGEGEYELRAYFGAFDTAAKARATIIMQGGGQ from the coding sequence ATGCGATTCATCAGATTTTCATCTTTGCTTGTTTGCGCCGCGTTATTCATGTGGCTGCACGTTGCTGTGAATGGCTATGCGCAGGGAGCCAAAGGAGGTTCGAATGCTGTTAAAAAGACCGTAACCGGTACGACACCATCGGCCGAATCTTTGACGAAATGGATTCCTTTTACCGGTGTGATTCCGGAAAATGCGGTCGTCGGCGGTTACGAAAACGGTCAACCGATGTATGTCGGGCGTGTAGCATTTGAAGGCGGCATGCATCCCGGGAAAGTGATTGCCGGCGGGTATTGTAATATAGGATGGGGCGGTAAAGAATATTCCTATGATAAAGATTTTGAAATCCTAACCGCACCGGCCAATGCGGTCACCTGGGTCGCGTACAAAGGTACGTTACCTGCCAATGCTATTTTGGGCGGCTATAATGATGCGGCAAAAAAAGAGCCATTGTATATCGCCAAACATGCGTATAAGGACGGCGAACACTGTGGCAAACTTTGGGCGAATGCCTGCAATATCGGTTGGGGCGGAGCGGAAGTCGTACTAAATAACAGTATTTTTGTTTTGGCGGCAAAAGCCGAAGTGAAAAAACCGACCGGCCCGTACGTACGTACTGAAAATTCACACTATCTCATTGGGCAGATCATTCCGGTGGAGTATGGTAATTTTCCCGGCAGTCCGTCCGTTTGGATTACGGTCGTACCTAAAGGGAAAAAAGATACCGAACGCGGTGAATATGTGTATGCGATAGAAAAAGACGGTGTTGTGGAAATAAACAGTGTAACCTTGGGTGAAGGCGAATACGAACTGCGTGCCTATTTTGGCGCATTTGATACAGCCGCCAAAGCCAGGGCGACCATCATCATGCAAGGCGGCGGACAGTAG
- a CDS encoding TolC family protein — MRRCWLLLCICTGGWLAAQDSLLTLDEAIRIAEKNNALLAVARWDMRKADQQVREAYGYAMPSITLDTRYTRALKKPVFFLPDFENPASGKVTPIEIGSNHSIETGFTATQALFNFAVFTGVGTAKVYQRTSRALYRSEYNRMVASVKKVFYQVLLARQVYETTKASLTNAENNFNNVRILNKQGIVSDYDMIRAEVQVENLRPSVISAEQQALVVTNALKVQLGMDAADPLHIRGELTAVPLDSSWLDEQRAVTQNAGLEALRLQQDLNSAVSSIRLAEYMPTLAAFGTYQWQAQKNTMDFGGKDFISTSQVGLTLSLNLFNGFQTTARLAQSRADERKAEQQLRYTRENIRSQMQSIRLRLDEARKRMASQNRTVELAEKSYKIATTRYATGSGTQLEVNDADVALLQARLNRIHAIYDYLVTCVDLEEMISYHQPQN, encoded by the coding sequence ATGCGACGATGTTGGTTGTTATTATGTATATGTACCGGAGGATGGCTGGCGGCGCAGGATTCGCTGTTGACGCTGGACGAAGCGATTCGTATCGCCGAAAAAAACAACGCATTACTTGCCGTTGCGCGCTGGGATATGCGCAAAGCGGATCAGCAGGTGCGCGAAGCATACGGGTATGCCATGCCCAGCATAACTCTGGACACACGCTATACCCGTGCTCTCAAAAAACCGGTTTTTTTTCTGCCGGATTTTGAAAATCCGGCCAGTGGCAAAGTGACACCGATCGAGATTGGTTCCAACCACTCTATCGAAACCGGATTTACCGCAACGCAGGCGTTGTTTAATTTTGCCGTATTTACGGGCGTCGGCACGGCCAAAGTATATCAGCGGACGTCGCGGGCATTATATCGTTCGGAATACAATCGTATGGTGGCCTCGGTTAAAAAAGTTTTTTATCAGGTACTGTTGGCGAGGCAGGTGTATGAAACCACCAAAGCCAGCCTGACCAATGCCGAAAATAATTTTAACAACGTCCGCATTCTCAATAAACAAGGTATTGTATCCGACTACGATATGATCCGTGCCGAAGTGCAAGTAGAAAACCTGCGCCCGTCGGTGATTTCAGCGGAACAACAAGCGCTGGTTGTCACCAACGCTCTGAAAGTTCAGCTCGGGATGGATGCCGCGGATCCCCTGCACATCCGTGGTGAACTGACGGCTGTACCGCTTGATAGCAGTTGGCTGGACGAACAACGTGCGGTGACACAAAATGCCGGATTGGAAGCACTGCGATTGCAACAAGATCTTAATTCCGCTGTTTCATCTATAAGGCTGGCCGAATACATGCCCACCCTTGCGGCGTTTGGTACATATCAATGGCAGGCGCAGAAAAATACGATGGACTTTGGAGGAAAAGATTTTATCAGTACATCGCAAGTCGGCCTCACGCTGAGCCTCAATCTGTTCAATGGTTTTCAGACAACGGCGCGATTAGCCCAATCCCGCGCGGATGAACGCAAAGCCGAACAGCAACTGCGCTACACGCGCGAAAACATTCGCAGTCAAATGCAAAGCATCCGTCTGCGTTTGGATGAAGCGCGTAAACGTATGGCCAGCCAAAACCGTACGGTGGAGCTGGCTGAAAAAAGCTACAAGATCGCTACTACGCGTTATGCCACCGGATCGGGTACACAACTCGAAGTCAACGATGCTGATGTGGCTTTATTGCAGGCACGCCTAAACCGTATTCACGCCATTTACGACTATCTTGTGACCTGCGTGGATCTTGAGGAAATGATCAGTTATCATCAACCGCAAAATTAA
- a CDS encoding TetR/AcrR family transcriptional regulator gives MYSVLETNQSEDIKKNKILSAAHACFSKRGFDTVTMDEIAREAGLSKGAVYWYFKSKDELILELIKNWIKLGENVLYKLSLECPLEELIYKYPTYVIRELQLQHHYRLIFYLWSRSMENDAVYQELRKAMQEGRKKAIVFIQTAIERGFFKTDITPESFARMMDALFDGLMVQWHFNPALDIEKQWKESIDMLMAGIRRTS, from the coding sequence ATGTATAGTGTTTTAGAAACCAATCAGTCGGAAGACATTAAAAAAAATAAAATTCTATCGGCGGCACACGCTTGTTTTTCCAAGCGCGGATTTGATACGGTAACGATGGATGAGATCGCCCGCGAAGCAGGCTTGAGCAAGGGTGCGGTATACTGGTATTTTAAGAGTAAAGACGAATTAATATTGGAACTGATCAAAAACTGGATCAAACTCGGCGAAAATGTGTTGTACAAACTTTCGCTAGAATGTCCGCTCGAAGAGTTGATCTACAAATATCCGACGTATGTTATTCGAGAACTGCAGCTACAACATCACTATCGTTTGATCTTTTATCTTTGGTCTCGCTCTATGGAAAACGACGCTGTATATCAAGAACTGCGTAAAGCTATGCAGGAAGGTAGAAAAAAAGCCATCGTATTTATTCAAACAGCGATTGAACGTGGTTTTTTCAAAACTGATATTACGCCGGAATCGTTTGCGCGTATGATGGATGCGCTTTTTGACGGGCTGATGGTGCAATGGCATTTTAATCCTGCGCTGGATATCGAAAAACAATGGAAAGAATCTATAGATATGCTTATGGCGGGCATTCGACGCACGTCATGA
- a CDS encoding efflux RND transporter periplasmic adaptor subunit: protein MKIHQRLNLLLLPGYLWVTGCGSSNAGPGDTKKEPEAIVYIKTEKIIAKPFAETIRLTGTVESVDNIIVPAEEGGRILRWLATKGATVQRGQAIAQIDDAAYRSAYDAAQAAYQMAEVNYQKQKSAFAEQAISELQLKNLEFQRDAAKAQADLAKQRLDKTTVTSPVNGVLNEQFADAGEMAAPGMPIAQIIDMTNLKVMVGVPERYARDVQPNLVVEFTVDAFLGETFRGKIGFVGAAVNPDNRTIPVELFLTNPGGKLKPQMIASIAMKLAAIEKAILIQRDFVQQVDAGRLVVYVHKDGIAEERAVRIGGMSRDFVHILSGLQEGDEVITVGYQNLTPQQAVRIQP from the coding sequence ATGAAGATACATCAAAGATTAAACCTTCTGCTTTTACCGGGTTACCTATGGGTGACGGGCTGCGGTTCATCCAATGCCGGTCCGGGCGACACAAAAAAAGAACCGGAAGCGATCGTCTATATAAAGACAGAAAAAATTATCGCCAAACCCTTTGCCGAGACGATTCGCCTTACGGGAACTGTAGAATCCGTAGATAATATTATCGTACCGGCGGAAGAAGGCGGACGTATCCTGCGGTGGCTTGCCACCAAGGGCGCTACGGTTCAGCGCGGGCAGGCGATCGCACAGATTGACGATGCCGCTTACCGTTCCGCCTACGATGCAGCGCAAGCGGCTTACCAGATGGCCGAGGTCAATTATCAAAAACAGAAAAGCGCGTTTGCAGAGCAAGCGATATCTGAACTGCAACTTAAGAACCTCGAATTTCAGCGCGACGCGGCCAAAGCACAAGCTGATCTGGCAAAACAACGTCTCGACAAAACTACCGTTACCAGCCCGGTTAATGGTGTGCTCAATGAACAATTTGCCGATGCGGGAGAAATGGCGGCGCCGGGCATGCCGATTGCCCAGATCATTGACATGACCAATCTCAAAGTCATGGTCGGTGTACCTGAGCGGTATGCGCGTGACGTACAACCCAATCTCGTCGTGGAATTTACGGTGGATGCGTTTCTGGGGGAAACGTTTCGCGGCAAAATCGGATTTGTCGGCGCGGCCGTCAATCCGGATAACCGGACGATTCCGGTCGAACTTTTTCTCACGAATCCCGGCGGAAAACTCAAACCGCAGATGATCGCTTCCATAGCGATGAAATTGGCCGCGATCGAAAAGGCCATTCTCATTCAGCGTGACTTCGTACAACAGGTGGATGCCGGCCGGCTCGTCGTGTATGTCCACAAAGACGGTATTGCCGAAGAGCGTGCGGTGCGAATCGGCGGTATGAGCCGCGATTTTGTTCATATCCTCTCCGGTTTGCAGGAAGGTGATGAAGTGATTACGGTCGGCTATCAAAATCTGACACCGCAACAGGCCGTGCGCATTCAGCCATAA